A portion of the Bdellovibrio bacteriovorus genome contains these proteins:
- the coxB gene encoding cytochrome c oxidase subunit II yields MMWFNIAKAQSFMPTQATEIAKQVDNLYGFLLITSLIACVLVIGGMIYFVWKYRRRTPNDKTAYISHNTFLEFLWSFIPLVIFLAVFVWGWYIYHEMRSMPKNALEINVLGKQWAWEVEYKNGYKTVNEVVVPIDQDVKLILSSNDVIHSFFVPSFRIKQDAVPGRYTALWFRANKLGEFHIFCTEYCGTSHSGMIGKLKVVSREDFDKYLEVGQEERNLPLAKKGEKLFAVKACASCHSVNSPATMVGPSLFQKFGHEEEMNDGTKIKFDENYIRESILEPNKHVVKGFQGGIMPTFQGQINENELNALVEYIKELK; encoded by the coding sequence ATGATGTGGTTTAATATAGCGAAGGCCCAATCCTTCATGCCCACACAAGCAACCGAGATTGCGAAGCAGGTCGATAATCTGTATGGTTTCTTGTTGATCACAAGTTTAATTGCCTGCGTTCTTGTCATCGGGGGTATGATCTATTTCGTTTGGAAATATCGTCGTAGAACTCCGAATGATAAGACCGCCTACATTTCTCACAATACATTCCTTGAGTTCTTGTGGTCATTCATTCCACTAGTGATCTTTTTGGCGGTGTTCGTATGGGGTTGGTATATTTACCACGAAATGCGCTCAATGCCTAAAAATGCGTTGGAGATTAACGTCCTTGGTAAACAATGGGCGTGGGAAGTTGAATACAAGAACGGTTATAAAACTGTGAACGAAGTGGTTGTGCCTATCGACCAAGACGTGAAGCTGATCCTGTCTTCAAACGACGTGATCCATTCCTTCTTCGTCCCTTCTTTCCGTATTAAGCAAGACGCCGTTCCAGGTCGTTATACAGCTTTGTGGTTCCGCGCCAACAAACTGGGTGAATTCCACATCTTCTGTACAGAGTACTGCGGAACTTCGCATTCAGGCATGATTGGTAAGTTGAAAGTCGTTTCTCGTGAAGACTTCGATAAATACTTAGAAGTGGGTCAAGAGGAGCGCAACCTGCCACTAGCGAAAAAGGGTGAAAAACTTTTCGCCGTGAAGGCTTGTGCTTCTTGTCACTCGGTTAATTCGCCAGCGACGATGGTCGGTCCTTCTTTATTCCAAAAATTTGGTCATGAAGAAGAAATGAATGATGGAACCAAAATCAAGTTCGACGAAAACTATATCCGCGAATCGATCTTAGAGCCGAACAAGCACGTTGTTAAAGGTTTCCAAGGCGGTATTATGCCGACTTTCCAAGGTCAGATTAATGAAAACGAACTCAACGCCCTTGTTGAGTACATCAAGGAATTGAAGTAA
- the ctaD gene encoding cytochrome c oxidase subunit I, translating to MATKSAHHGDNYINFEKGLWSWLTTVDHKRIGLMYMITVMFFFFVGGVMALLLRLELFTHNTVANSGQILKNGDVYNQVLTYHGAIMVFMVIIPGIPAILGNFFLPLQLGAKDVAFPKINLASWYCFMFGALLAILTFFFKKIDTGWTFYTPYSIRTGTATVMMVLGAFVMGMSSILTGLNFIVTVHKLRAPGMTMHRMPLFVWALYSTAILQMLATPVLGITLLLLAVEKIFGVGIFDPALGGDPVLFQHFFWFYSHPAVYIMILPAMGVVSELISCFSRKVIFGYTAIAYSSLGIAAVSFFVWGHHMFVSGQSETAGILFSFITMLVGVPTAIKMFNWVSTLYKGSVSFDSPMLFALGFLFLFAIGGVTGIMLATLPIDVHFHDTYFVVAHFHYVMVGGTLMALMGGFYYWFPKMFGKMFNESIARLSFVFIFIGFNVTFFPQFILGAMGMPRRYFDYIPAYETLNRISTVGSWLILTGFLLGLWTIVQGIRKGEKAGINPWGSKTLEWTTTSPPPHDNFAVEPIVTAGPYEYR from the coding sequence ATGGCTACAAAATCAGCTCATCACGGTGACAATTATATTAATTTTGAAAAAGGCCTTTGGTCTTGGCTAACGACTGTCGACCATAAGCGTATCGGCTTGATGTACATGATCACTGTCATGTTCTTCTTCTTTGTCGGTGGGGTTATGGCCCTGTTGTTGCGTTTGGAACTTTTCACTCACAACACGGTTGCGAACTCGGGACAGATTCTTAAAAACGGCGACGTTTATAATCAGGTACTGACTTATCACGGGGCGATCATGGTCTTCATGGTTATCATCCCGGGTATCCCAGCGATCTTGGGTAACTTCTTCTTGCCTCTTCAATTGGGTGCAAAAGACGTGGCCTTCCCGAAAATCAACTTGGCCAGCTGGTACTGCTTTATGTTCGGTGCCTTGCTCGCGATTTTGACTTTCTTCTTTAAGAAAATCGACACGGGTTGGACTTTCTATACTCCGTACTCTATCCGCACGGGTACTGCGACGGTGATGATGGTTCTAGGTGCCTTCGTTATGGGTATGTCTTCCATCCTGACCGGTTTGAACTTCATCGTAACAGTTCATAAACTTCGCGCGCCGGGCATGACCATGCATCGTATGCCATTGTTTGTTTGGGCGCTTTATTCAACAGCAATCCTCCAGATGCTTGCGACCCCGGTACTGGGAATCACACTGCTTCTTTTGGCTGTCGAAAAAATCTTTGGTGTTGGTATCTTTGATCCAGCTTTGGGTGGGGATCCGGTTTTGTTCCAGCATTTCTTCTGGTTCTATTCGCATCCGGCGGTTTACATCATGATTTTACCAGCCATGGGTGTGGTGTCTGAGTTGATCTCTTGCTTCTCTCGCAAAGTGATCTTCGGTTACACGGCGATTGCATACTCTTCACTGGGTATCGCGGCGGTCTCGTTCTTCGTATGGGGACATCACATGTTCGTTTCAGGTCAGTCTGAAACAGCGGGTATTTTGTTCTCTTTCATTACGATGCTGGTCGGGGTTCCCACAGCAATCAAAATGTTCAACTGGGTCTCGACGCTTTATAAAGGTTCGGTCTCTTTTGATTCACCGATGTTGTTCGCCCTTGGATTTTTATTCTTGTTTGCGATTGGTGGCGTGACAGGTATCATGCTGGCAACTTTACCAATCGACGTTCACTTCCATGATACTTACTTCGTCGTAGCCCATTTCCATTACGTGATGGTGGGTGGTACGTTGATGGCGCTCATGGGTGGGTTCTATTACTGGTTCCCGAAAATGTTCGGTAAGATGTTCAATGAATCTATTGCGCGTCTTTCTTTTGTGTTCATCTTCATCGGTTTCAACGTGACGTTCTTCCCGCAATTCATCTTGGGTGCGATGGGTATGCCACGTCGTTATTTCGATTACATCCCGGCTTATGAAACCTTGAATCGTATTTCGACAGTGGGTTCTTGGTTGATCCTTACTGGATTCTTGCTGGGTCTTTGGACGATTGTTCAAGGGATCCGTAAAGGTGAAAAAGCCGGTATCAATCCTTGGGGTTCAAAAACTTTGGAGTGGACAACGACGTCTCCTCCTCCTCACGACAACTTTGCGGTAGAACCTATCGTAACTGCGGGGCCTTATGAGTACAGATAA
- a CDS encoding cytochrome c oxidase subunit 3 family protein encodes MSTDNTMHGHGTPRAHVSHHFKTAEQEYQSGKEGIWLFMVTEILMFGAILVGYGIFHNIYPDMFSEGAKTLDWKMGFINTLVLIFSSFTMAISISFIQKNQTKNAAIALATTVLCGAIFMCIKYFEYSHKFHLGLYPGRYLDVAKVGAEHANLGMYFGFYYVMTGLHGLHVLIGMGLITWLLIRTIRGDFHSQYWIPVEGVGIFWHIVDLIWIFLFPLLYLVG; translated from the coding sequence ATGAGTACAGATAATACAATGCACGGACACGGCACACCTAGAGCGCACGTTTCGCACCACTTCAAAACCGCGGAACAAGAATACCAATCTGGTAAAGAAGGTATCTGGCTGTTCATGGTGACAGAGATTTTGATGTTCGGTGCGATCCTTGTGGGTTACGGGATCTTCCATAACATCTATCCTGATATGTTCTCTGAAGGGGCGAAAACTCTGGATTGGAAAATGGGTTTCATCAATACCCTGGTTCTGATCTTCTCTTCTTTCACCATGGCGATTTCGATTTCCTTCATCCAGAAGAATCAAACTAAGAACGCGGCGATTGCTCTAGCAACGACGGTTCTGTGTGGTGCGATCTTCATGTGTATTAAGTACTTCGAATACTCACATAAGTTTCACTTAGGTCTTTACCCAGGTCGTTACTTAGATGTTGCTAAAGTCGGTGCGGAACACGCCAACCTTGGTATGTACTTCGGATTCTATTACGTGATGACAGGTCTGCATGGTCTGCACGTTTTGATCGGTATGGGTTTGATCACATGGCTTTTGATCAGAACCATCCGCGGGGACTTCCACTCTCAATACTGGATTCCAGTAGAGGGTGTGGGTATCTTCTGGCACATCGTCGACTTGATCTGGATCTTCTTATTTCCGCTTCTTTATTTGGTGGGGTAA
- a CDS encoding cytochrome C oxidase subunit IV family protein: MAHHNHEHNDANVLHPHITPMSTYLKVGGALFGLTFLTVIAHQFHHQMGAFAAVVAFAIALVKAILVLLYFMHLKDDTNINRLIFASGFFFLAVLLFFSALDIWTRVVEISPL, from the coding sequence ATGGCACATCACAATCACGAACATAACGACGCTAACGTTCTTCACCCGCACATCACGCCCATGTCGACTTACCTTAAAGTCGGCGGCGCGTTGTTTGGATTAACTTTCCTGACGGTCATTGCGCATCAGTTCCATCATCAAATGGGTGCTTTTGCTGCGGTGGTGGCGTTTGCGATCGCTTTGGTCAAAGCCATTCTGGTTTTGTTGTACTTCATGCATTTGAAGGACGACACCAACATCAACCGTCTTATCTTTGCTTCGGGATTCTTTTTCTTGGCAGTATTGTTATTCTTTAGTGCCTTGGATATCTGGACTCGTGTTGTAGAGATCAGTCCGCTTTAG
- the cyoE gene encoding heme o synthase → MLKTYADLTKFGIVVFSVLTGLVGYATGFQIEHTFDWILFFKVIAGIYCISSGSLALNQVQEWKLDQKMPRTAKRPIASGKIKPAAAGIMALVLIFVGSQLLFEVQPVAGWVGLFCIFLYNVAYTMWWKRRWVFAAVPGAIPGALPVTIGYAAANPDIFNAESLYLFLIMFLWQMPHFWVLAIKYKDDYAKGGIPTLPVALGMDRSLFQIGLYTFAYVGVALAAPLFVHASWMFVLLTFPFAFKLLQEFYRYYKSNGTERWLAFFMWLNVSMLVFLVIPVIDKWNFLFISSN, encoded by the coding sequence GTGCTTAAGACCTACGCGGATCTTACCAAGTTTGGCATAGTCGTATTCTCAGTTCTTACGGGACTCGTCGGCTATGCCACTGGATTTCAGATCGAACACACTTTCGACTGGATCCTCTTTTTCAAAGTCATTGCTGGTATCTATTGCATCAGCTCAGGCTCATTAGCATTAAATCAAGTTCAAGAGTGGAAATTAGATCAGAAAATGCCAAGAACCGCGAAGCGTCCCATTGCTTCCGGTAAAATCAAACCTGCGGCAGCCGGAATTATGGCTTTGGTTTTGATCTTTGTGGGTTCGCAGCTTTTATTTGAAGTTCAACCTGTTGCCGGTTGGGTGGGGCTTTTTTGTATCTTCCTTTACAATGTGGCTTACACCATGTGGTGGAAACGTCGTTGGGTTTTTGCAGCTGTGCCGGGTGCAATCCCGGGGGCTTTACCGGTGACGATTGGTTATGCGGCGGCAAATCCTGATATTTTCAATGCCGAATCATTGTATCTGTTTTTAATTATGTTCTTATGGCAAATGCCGCACTTTTGGGTTTTAGCGATTAAGTACAAAGATGATTACGCCAAGGGTGGCATCCCGACATTGCCCGTGGCTTTGGGGATGGATCGCAGTCTTTTTCAAATCGGTCTTTATACTTTTGCGTATGTGGGTGTGGCATTAGCCGCGCCTTTATTTGTTCACGCAAGTTGGATGTTCGTGCTTTTGACGTTCCCCTTTGCGTTTAAGCTTTTGCAAGAATTTTATCGTTATTATAAATCTAACGGCACAGAACGCTGGCTCGCGTTTTTCATGTGGCTGAATGTTTCGATGTTGGTGTTTCTGGTAATCCCAGTCATCGACAAATGGAACTTTTTGTTCATTTCTTCGAACTAA
- the maiA gene encoding maleylacetoacetate isomerase, which yields MAGLVLYNYFRSSTSYRVRLALNLKGLDYDYKAVNLLKNEQRDPAYLKLNPLGGLPTLVHNGQAIPESFAIVEYLDEVFPQNPLLPKDPYKRARIRQFCEVINSFMHPMGNLKTLKYMETKHQYSQEMKEGWMAHWLPQGLETLENIASEFSGKYTFGDEITMADVFLIPQMLTSNRFKVDTSKYKTLTKIYENCTKHPAFIKADPFRQIDTPEDLRTK from the coding sequence ATGGCTGGTTTGGTTCTTTACAACTATTTTCGAAGCTCTACTTCTTACCGCGTTCGCTTAGCCTTAAACCTTAAAGGTTTGGACTATGACTACAAAGCCGTGAATCTTTTAAAAAACGAACAACGAGATCCCGCTTACTTGAAGCTAAATCCCTTAGGGGGATTACCAACGTTGGTTCATAATGGTCAGGCAATTCCAGAATCTTTTGCCATTGTGGAATATCTTGATGAAGTCTTCCCCCAAAACCCTTTGCTGCCAAAAGACCCTTACAAACGAGCCCGTATTCGTCAGTTCTGCGAAGTCATCAATTCCTTTATGCACCCAATGGGTAATTTAAAAACCCTGAAGTACATGGAAACCAAGCACCAATATTCCCAAGAAATGAAAGAAGGCTGGATGGCCCATTGGTTGCCACAAGGCTTAGAAACCTTAGAAAATATTGCGAGCGAGTTTTCTGGCAAATACACCTTTGGTGACGAAATCACCATGGCCGATGTTTTCTTAATCCCGCAAATGCTGACCAGCAATCGCTTCAAAGTCGACACCAGCAAATACAAAACGCTCACTAAGATTTATGAAAACTGCACCAAACACCCGGCCTTTATCAAAGCCGATCCATTCAGACAGATTGATACACCAGAAGATCTTCGCACTAAATAA
- a CDS encoding outer membrane beta-barrel protein — MKKLTLALVAILGFAATPAMADIDYGLEVGIRQQSGDVKSGSTDSQMGLQFGATVHAPLSGPWHLRTGMLYTQRPLVVKATPDNKVTMNYLDIPVALMYKFEEGAGVYAGISLAMNLDKKADSGTVEDVKSPMTPFILGATFKFAENLGAGIYYETASGEAAKNLENYRAVGANLMITFD, encoded by the coding sequence ATGAAAAAGCTAACACTTGCTTTGGTAGCTATTCTTGGTTTTGCAGCAACGCCAGCGATGGCCGATATTGATTACGGTTTAGAAGTGGGCATTCGTCAGCAGTCGGGTGACGTAAAAAGTGGTTCTACGGATTCGCAAATGGGTTTGCAATTTGGCGCGACAGTGCATGCACCCCTTTCAGGTCCTTGGCATCTTCGTACCGGTATGTTGTACACCCAACGTCCGTTGGTTGTTAAAGCGACTCCGGATAATAAAGTCACCATGAACTACTTGGATATCCCGGTCGCTCTTATGTACAAGTTTGAAGAAGGTGCGGGCGTTTATGCCGGTATTTCTTTAGCGATGAATTTGGATAAAAAAGCAGATTCTGGAACGGTTGAAGATGTAAAGTCACCAATGACTCCGTTTATTTTAGGTGCGACTTTCAAGTTTGCCGAAAATCTTGGCGCGGGAATCTATTACGAAACAGCTAGTGGTGAAGCCGCTAAAAATTTAGAAAACTATCGCGCCGTGGGCGCAAACTTGATGATCACTTTTGATTAA
- a CDS encoding fumarylacetoacetate hydrolase family protein, whose product MKLGSLKSPHSRDGELCVVSKDLKTAVKATQIAPNLREALEHWKDKESALQKLYTDLNAGTAKDSFLVNESEFHSAMPRTWLFADGSAFIHHIKLVRMARKAPLPETLETVPLMYQGECGQFLAPTEDIPQRDFSHGTDFEGEVGVITDFVPMGITPEEALKKIRLLVLINDVSLRGLIPEELAQGFGFFQSKPASALSPFTVTPDELGTSYQNGRINLPLTVNYNGEFFGKANAGAMHFHFGQLIAHAAKTRNLAAGSIIGSGTVSNDVQGAGSSCLAEKRMIEQIETGSIKTPFMKAGDTIEMEMLDEKGHSIFGRIFQKVKAV is encoded by the coding sequence GTGAAACTTGGTTCATTAAAGTCCCCACACAGCCGTGATGGGGAACTTTGCGTTGTAAGCAAAGATTTAAAAACGGCAGTAAAGGCGACACAAATCGCACCGAACTTGCGTGAAGCCTTAGAGCATTGGAAAGATAAAGAATCTGCTTTGCAGAAGCTTTATACAGATCTTAATGCGGGCACTGCGAAAGACTCATTCTTGGTGAATGAATCTGAATTCCATTCCGCGATGCCACGCACGTGGCTTTTTGCTGACGGCTCAGCTTTCATTCATCATATCAAGCTTGTGCGTATGGCGCGTAAAGCTCCATTGCCAGAGACTTTAGAAACCGTTCCTTTGATGTATCAAGGGGAATGCGGTCAGTTCTTAGCACCGACTGAAGATATTCCACAGCGTGATTTTTCTCACGGGACGGACTTTGAAGGTGAAGTGGGTGTGATCACGGATTTTGTACCGATGGGAATCACCCCGGAAGAAGCCTTAAAGAAAATCCGCTTATTAGTTTTAATTAACGACGTTTCTTTACGCGGCTTGATTCCAGAGGAATTAGCGCAAGGTTTTGGGTTTTTCCAAAGTAAACCAGCTTCAGCACTTTCGCCATTCACGGTGACTCCGGATGAGTTAGGCACATCTTATCAAAATGGCCGTATCAATTTGCCGTTAACGGTGAATTATAATGGTGAATTCTTTGGTAAGGCCAATGCGGGTGCCATGCACTTTCACTTTGGTCAGTTGATCGCGCACGCAGCGAAAACTCGTAACTTAGCAGCAGGCTCTATTATTGGAAGCGGAACAGTTTCTAATGATGTTCAAGGGGCAGGTTCAAGTTGTTTGGCTGAAAAGCGTATGATTGAACAAATTGAAACAGGTTCTATTAAAACGCCATTTATGAAGGCTGGGGACACCATCGAGATGGAAATGCTTGATGAAAAAGGTCACAGCATTTTTGGGCGTATCTTTCAAAAAGTGAAGGCCGTTTAA
- a CDS encoding superoxide dismutase family protein codes for MKTVIALTLISAMMISCSHSQKKAEETTAAVTPVAPAPTRAQAVLKAANGQKVKGIIHFTEENGAMKVESMVEGLKAGPHGFHIHEVGDCSKADFASAGPHFTVSSTHQHGSLDSKARHEGDLGNLMANGKGVAKSTITVNGVTLKSAPNGILGRAVVIHKDKDDFKSQPAGNSGARIACGIIEAVN; via the coding sequence ATGAAAACGGTGATCGCTCTGACCTTGATTTCGGCAATGATGATTTCTTGCTCGCACTCTCAAAAGAAAGCAGAAGAAACAACAGCGGCGGTAACGCCAGTAGCTCCAGCACCCACACGTGCTCAAGCCGTTCTAAAGGCAGCTAATGGCCAAAAGGTGAAAGGCATCATTCATTTCACTGAAGAAAATGGTGCCATGAAAGTTGAGTCGATGGTTGAAGGCTTGAAAGCCGGACCTCATGGTTTCCACATCCACGAAGTCGGCGATTGCAGCAAAGCGGATTTTGCGTCTGCGGGACCTCACTTTACTGTCAGCAGCACTCATCAACATGGTTCTTTAGATTCAAAAGCTCGTCACGAAGGGGATCTTGGAAATCTAATGGCGAATGGCAAAGGTGTGGCGAAATCAACAATCACAGTTAATGGCGTGACTTTGAAATCTGCACCCAACGGCATCTTAGGTCGCGCGGTTGTTATTCATAAAGACAAAGACGATTTTAAATCTCAACCAGCTGGAAACTCTGGCGCGCGTATTGCGTGTGGAATTATTGAAGCTGTTAACTAA